Proteins co-encoded in one Pseudanabaena sp. FACHB-2040 genomic window:
- a CDS encoding pentapeptide repeat-containing protein yields the protein MLTVVGMERWSLRSAQGPLHLKKLLLGLVLSLVLWVAGSSPVMAENFDRQNLRQMDFSNQDLRGNNYTRADMAEVNLSHSNLQGVRLFDTTLSRANLEGVDLRGATLDGARFVKANLTNAILEGAYAFDTDFREATIEGADFTDVLLDPKVSKALCDVAKGTNPVTGRNTRDTLYCP from the coding sequence ATGCTTACGGTTGTGGGGATGGAGCGATGGTCTTTAAGATCGGCCCAAGGGCCATTGCACCTAAAAAAACTGCTCTTAGGCCTAGTGCTGAGCCTGGTGCTGTGGGTTGCGGGCAGCAGTCCCGTCATGGCTGAAAACTTTGATCGCCAGAATCTTCGGCAAATGGACTTTTCTAACCAGGATTTGAGGGGCAACAACTACACCCGCGCCGATATGGCTGAAGTTAATCTCAGTCACAGCAACCTTCAGGGCGTGCGCCTGTTTGATACCACCCTGTCTCGTGCCAACCTAGAAGGAGTCGATTTACGGGGAGCGACGCTAGACGGGGCTCGCTTTGTCAAAGCTAACCTGACGAACGCCATCCTAGAAGGCGCTTATGCCTTTGACACCGATTTCCGTGAGGCCACCATCGAGGGAGCCGACTTCACAGATGTCTTGCTTGATCCCAAGGTCAGCAAGGCGCTGTGCGACGTGGCTAAGGGCACGAATCCAGTTACCGGGCGAAACACAAGAGATACACTTTACTGCCCTTAG